Proteins encoded in a region of the Haloglomus salinum genome:
- a CDS encoding amidohydrolase family protein, giving the protein MEAVTGTVLVGRSFEPVRGRVVIEDGRIEAIDEVETESTDIVLPSFVNAHTHLGDSVAKEAAVGLSLEDAVAPPDSLKHRQLAAADHDDLVSAMRRTLRFMQRTGTVSCLDFRESGVAGARALREAARPTDVGPFVFGSGDPSVLDIADGYGASGANDDDFDEERAACERRGVPFAIHAGEPDATDIHPALDLEPDLLVHMVHAEPEHLERVASQSVPVAVCPRANTVLDVGRPPIRDLVDQTTVALGTDNVMLNPPSMFREMAYTAKRFDVTAREVLRMATTAGAEIAGLDCGVIAPGRRAKITVLDGNSDNLADSVDPARAVVRRATALDVDRVLG; this is encoded by the coding sequence ATGGAAGCAGTCACGGGAACCGTTCTCGTCGGTCGGTCGTTCGAGCCGGTTCGGGGTCGCGTCGTCATCGAGGACGGACGAATCGAGGCCATCGACGAGGTGGAGACGGAGTCGACGGACATCGTACTGCCGTCGTTCGTCAACGCGCACACGCACCTCGGGGATTCGGTCGCGAAGGAGGCCGCCGTCGGCCTGTCGCTCGAGGACGCCGTCGCGCCACCGGACAGTCTGAAACATCGACAGCTCGCGGCTGCCGACCACGACGACCTCGTGTCGGCGATGCGCCGGACCCTCCGGTTCATGCAGCGGACCGGGACGGTGTCCTGCCTCGATTTCCGCGAGTCCGGCGTGGCCGGGGCGCGGGCGCTCCGTGAGGCGGCGCGACCCACCGATGTCGGCCCGTTCGTCTTCGGGAGCGGGGACCCGTCGGTCCTCGACATCGCCGACGGGTACGGCGCTTCCGGCGCCAACGACGACGATTTCGACGAGGAACGGGCTGCGTGCGAGCGCCGCGGCGTCCCCTTCGCTATCCACGCCGGTGAGCCGGACGCGACCGACATCCACCCCGCACTCGACCTCGAGCCGGACCTGCTCGTCCACATGGTCCACGCCGAACCGGAACACCTCGAACGGGTCGCGTCACAGTCGGTGCCGGTCGCCGTCTGCCCCCGCGCGAACACCGTCCTCGACGTGGGACGGCCTCCGATACGGGACCTGGTCGACCAGACCACGGTCGCGCTCGGAACGGACAACGTGATGTTGAACCCACCGTCCATGTTCCGCGAGATGGCGTACACGGCAAAGCGGTTCGACGTGACTGCGCGCGAGGTGCTGCGGATGGCGACGACCGCCGGGGCCGAAATCGCCGGGCTCGACTGTGGTGTCATCGCCCCCGGCCGGCGGGCGAAAATCACCGTTCTCGACGGCAACTCGGACAATCTGGCCGACTCGGTCGACCCGGCACGCGCGGTCGTCCGGCGCGCGACCGCGCTCGATGTCGACCGCGTCCTCGGCTAG
- a CDS encoding transcription elongation factor Spt5, whose protein sequence is MPIFAVKTTASQERTVADMIMSREEDSVHAALAPDSLTSYVMVEADDISVFDRILDEIPHSRGVVQGESSIAEVEHFLSPKPDVEGIAEGDIVELIAGPFKGEKAKVQRIDEGKDQVTVELYEATVPIPVTVRGDQIRVLDSEER, encoded by the coding sequence GTGCCCATCTTCGCCGTCAAGACCACCGCGAGCCAGGAACGCACCGTTGCGGACATGATAATGAGCCGTGAGGAGGACAGCGTCCACGCCGCGCTGGCCCCGGACTCGCTCACCTCCTACGTGATGGTCGAGGCCGACGACATCTCGGTGTTCGACCGCATCCTCGACGAGATTCCCCACTCCCGGGGCGTCGTGCAGGGAGAATCCTCCATCGCCGAGGTGGAGCACTTCCTCTCGCCGAAACCGGACGTGGAGGGCATCGCCGAGGGCGACATCGTGGAACTCATCGCCGGCCCGTTCAAGGGCGAGAAGGCCAAGGTCCAGCGCATCGACGAGGGCAAGGACCAGGTCACCGTGGAGCTGTACGAGGCGACTGTTCCGATTCCCGTGACGGTTCGGGGGGACCAGATCCGCGTGCTGGACTCCGAAGAGCGGTAA
- a CDS encoding proton-conducting transporter transmembrane domain-containing protein has product MSGRTSQTTVGQLPDTTAESPFVPVALTWLVWALLVASIVTLILRVRTGGAWEIPGVVAIDGLTVLMWVVVTFFSGIVHSYSRRYMAGSAQKTRFFATTFGFTLAVMALVAADHVALFGVLWLAMGLLMANLIGTARDWDQAQAAATLARRYFIASSALLGVALTALWWTTGATTISGIAAAAGTLGGPVWLVAAGALVLAAMIQSALVPFHNWLLSSMTAPTPASALMHAGFVNAGGILLTRFAPVVTVDSALLLVVVAIGGASAIGGKLLKSVQTDIKGKLGCSTVGQMGFMLMQAGLGFFGAAITHLILHGFYKAYQFLSAGEQVEHTSPEAAAHTTGRLSSATGVVVTLLTGLAGGALFAVLTGKGTTVDSGLLLTVFVVFTTLHAARSAVQRTALPTTVRYGAVPLVFFPAIVVYAVVYGAVSGLLSGLPMASAPTELTLLHGLIAVAFVGIYAGIETGIHEQSQRLYVALVNAGQPSSDTLLTSTEDYNEY; this is encoded by the coding sequence ATGTCAGGACGCACCTCACAGACGACGGTTGGACAACTCCCGGACACGACGGCCGAGTCGCCGTTCGTGCCCGTCGCACTCACGTGGCTCGTGTGGGCACTGCTGGTCGCGAGTATCGTCACGCTCATCCTGCGAGTCCGAACTGGGGGCGCGTGGGAGATTCCCGGTGTGGTTGCTATCGACGGACTGACCGTTCTGATGTGGGTGGTCGTCACCTTCTTCAGCGGTATCGTCCACAGCTACTCGCGGCGCTACATGGCGGGGAGCGCACAGAAGACGCGCTTTTTCGCCACCACGTTCGGGTTCACGCTGGCCGTGATGGCGCTGGTGGCGGCCGACCACGTCGCGCTGTTCGGCGTCCTGTGGCTCGCGATGGGGCTGCTGATGGCGAACCTCATCGGCACCGCCAGGGACTGGGACCAGGCGCAGGCGGCCGCGACGCTGGCACGCAGGTACTTCATCGCCAGCAGCGCGCTCCTGGGTGTCGCGCTGACGGCCCTGTGGTGGACGACCGGCGCGACGACCATCTCCGGAATCGCCGCGGCCGCCGGAACACTCGGTGGCCCGGTGTGGCTGGTCGCCGCCGGCGCACTCGTCCTCGCGGCGATGATACAGTCCGCTCTGGTGCCGTTCCACAACTGGCTGCTCTCCTCGATGACCGCCCCGACGCCGGCGTCGGCACTGATGCACGCGGGCTTCGTCAACGCGGGCGGCATCCTGCTGACACGCTTCGCGCCGGTCGTCACCGTCGACTCCGCACTGCTGCTCGTGGTGGTCGCCATCGGTGGAGCCAGCGCCATCGGCGGGAAACTCCTGAAGTCGGTCCAGACGGACATCAAGGGCAAACTCGGCTGTTCGACGGTCGGGCAGATGGGGTTCATGCTCATGCAGGCCGGCCTTGGCTTCTTCGGGGCCGCCATCACCCACCTCATCCTCCACGGCTTCTACAAGGCCTACCAGTTCCTGAGCGCGGGCGAACAGGTCGAGCACACCAGCCCGGAGGCGGCCGCGCACACGACGGGCCGCCTGTCCAGCGCCACCGGCGTCGTCGTGACGCTGCTGACCGGGCTCGCGGGCGGCGCGCTGTTCGCGGTGTTGACCGGGAAGGGCACGACGGTCGACAGCGGCCTGCTGCTGACCGTGTTCGTGGTCTTCACCACGCTCCACGCCGCCCGGAGCGCGGTGCAACGCACCGCGCTCCCGACGACGGTCCGCTACGGGGCCGTTCCCCTGGTCTTCTTCCCGGCCATCGTCGTCTACGCCGTGGTCTACGGGGCGGTGTCCGGGCTCCTCTCCGGGCTCCCGATGGCCTCGGCGCCGACCGAACTGACCCTGCTTCACGGTCTCATCGCCGTCGCCTTCGTCGGCATCTACGCCGGCATCGAGACCGGCATCCACGAGCAGAGCCAGCGCCTCTACGTGGCTCTGGTGAACGCCGGCCAACCGTCATCCGACACCCTGCTGACCTCCACGGAGGATTACAATGAGTACTGA
- a CDS encoding metal-dependent hydrolase, whose protein sequence is MNKKGHVLNGVLLAIGLGYVLEPAGDIETFRTIAMTLVPVTLGALFPDIDTAFGKHRKTFHSLTVLAVFVAYPIYLDNLHYVWIGVLSHYVLDMVGSKRGIALFHPLWDEEFGLPFGVTTSSSYADAVTLLVTLLELAVVAVFVHVVPGLLRDLAAALPFAPGVGNEPSTAVFGWLVGAVAGLPV, encoded by the coding sequence ATGAACAAGAAGGGTCACGTACTGAACGGCGTCCTGCTGGCCATCGGGCTGGGGTACGTCCTCGAGCCGGCCGGGGATATCGAGACGTTCCGCACCATCGCGATGACGCTCGTGCCGGTGACGCTGGGCGCGCTGTTCCCCGACATCGATACCGCGTTCGGGAAGCACCGCAAGACGTTCCACAGCCTCACCGTACTGGCTGTCTTCGTCGCCTACCCCATCTACCTCGACAACCTCCACTACGTCTGGATCGGCGTCCTCAGTCACTACGTGCTCGACATGGTCGGCTCGAAGCGGGGCATCGCGCTGTTCCACCCGCTCTGGGACGAGGAGTTCGGGCTCCCCTTCGGCGTGACGACGAGCAGTTCGTACGCCGACGCCGTGACGCTGCTGGTGACGCTGCTGGAACTCGCCGTGGTCGCCGTGTTCGTCCACGTCGTCCCCGGCCTCCTCCGGGACCTCGCGGCAGCGCTGCCGTTCGCACCCGGCGTGGGGAACGAGCCCTCGACCGCCGTGTTCGGCTGGCTGGTCGGGGCCGTCGCTGGCCTGCCCGTCTGA
- a CDS encoding PHP-associated domain-containing protein — translation MTESEFRVDPHVKVLDERVVQRAKRRGLDALIYAPHFTRLPDIRAKARRFSDEELLVLPAREVFTGSFRERKHVLAVGLSEPVPDFITLEAAMAEFRRQDAAVLAPHPEFATVSLDADDLAAYRDTVDAIEVYNPKHLPGHNERALELARETGLPPFGSSYAHLRGTIGEVWTTFEEPLWSERELVEAFQTGAPRRVHHRDGPGHGARCAAETAHLLYENTWEKVDRLFLQGTEPTHPRHIAYDGRFDDVSVY, via the coding sequence GTGACCGAGAGCGAGTTCCGTGTCGACCCTCATGTGAAGGTTCTCGACGAACGGGTCGTCCAGCGGGCCAAACGCCGCGGCCTCGACGCGCTCATCTACGCCCCGCACTTCACGCGCCTCCCCGACATCCGGGCGAAGGCACGCCGGTTCTCCGACGAGGAGCTGCTCGTGTTGCCCGCTCGCGAAGTGTTCACCGGGAGCTTCCGCGAGCGCAAGCACGTCCTCGCGGTGGGGCTCTCCGAACCGGTCCCCGACTTCATCACGCTTGAGGCGGCGATGGCCGAGTTCCGGCGCCAGGACGCGGCCGTCCTCGCCCCGCATCCGGAGTTCGCGACCGTCAGCCTCGACGCCGACGACCTCGCGGCGTACCGCGATACCGTCGACGCCATCGAGGTGTACAACCCGAAGCACCTGCCAGGACACAACGAGCGGGCGCTGGAACTCGCCCGGGAGACGGGCCTGCCGCCGTTCGGCTCGTCGTACGCCCACCTCCGGGGCACCATCGGCGAGGTGTGGACCACGTTCGAGGAGCCGCTCTGGTCCGAGCGCGAACTCGTCGAGGCGTTCCAGACGGGCGCTCCTCGGCGGGTCCACCACCGCGACGGCCCCGGGCACGGCGCCCGGTGTGCGGCCGAGACCGCACACCTGCTGTACGAGAACACCTGGGAGAAGGTCGACCGCCTGTTCCTCCAGGGGACCGAGCCGACCCATCCACGACACATCGCCTACGACGGCCGGTTCGACGACGTGTCGGTCTACTAG
- a CDS encoding DUF2309 domain-containing protein, with protein MSTDATIQNSIDKAATTVGSLWPIHSFVTANPLSGFEDQPFGEAVEQAADLLGGRGYPSAETFRTALERGQIDPDTLEAELSEAGYGGEAPEALLDRMADATAHDTTAADTATEHVDRVLAKWLSAFLDEGSAHWAMPKREAGFYTAFRGVTEHDDEIPDEGVVTDLPETPAEAIETVLAPFPESQWVPIFEEQLTALPGWTGYIKQRVDDGGEWQSTYPISLEGYLAARLALLDAVGADIEPSNDDVDANPADELARAFLRAWEATYRGDLVEAVSVESQSLADSDASGRPDAQLVFCIDTRSEIIRRHIEATGAYETHGYAGFFGIPMEYQGYDADVSVDACPPILDPQHHVTDFPTDDGTQARHDRWSGIRAAADEVIETLEANAATAYGFVETAGSGYGLALAARTLVPGRVRDLFTTADESVPDEQEFCEPLVHHQHTYAGDLPVGLTTEEKVEYAATAFDLMGWEEFGRLVVFTGHASETANNPYDSSLDCGACAGNPGGPNARVLATICNDPEVQAELRERGHEVPEDTVFLAGQHNTTTDEVELYDGDVPESHAEDLAQLRADLATAREHAAAERAASMDADGASVDEVERRAADWAETRPEWGLAGNAGFVVGPRELTSDLDLDGRAFLHSYDWSTDPDGEALEAIMTGPMVVTQWINTQYYFSTVDNAVYGSGSKVTHNPVGNVGVYQGNGGDLMTGLPNQSLMAADDQPHHQPLRLSTVVHAPVERVTGVLAKNGELAELLDNDWLSLTVVDPTQEHRAFHYEEDLEWTPVSEEAAPEPAAPTTPAVADD; from the coding sequence ATGAGTACTGACGCCACGATTCAGAACAGCATCGACAAGGCAGCGACGACCGTGGGTTCGCTCTGGCCCATCCACTCGTTCGTGACGGCAAACCCCCTGTCGGGGTTCGAGGACCAGCCGTTCGGCGAGGCGGTCGAACAGGCGGCCGACCTGCTGGGCGGCCGCGGCTACCCCAGTGCCGAGACCTTCCGGACCGCGCTCGAACGCGGGCAGATAGACCCGGATACCCTGGAGGCGGAACTCTCAGAGGCCGGCTACGGGGGCGAAGCCCCCGAGGCACTGCTCGACCGCATGGCCGATGCGACCGCTCACGACACGACGGCGGCCGACACCGCCACGGAGCACGTCGACCGGGTGCTGGCGAAGTGGCTGTCGGCCTTCCTCGACGAGGGGAGCGCCCACTGGGCGATGCCGAAGCGTGAGGCGGGGTTCTACACCGCCTTCCGCGGAGTGACCGAACACGACGACGAGATTCCCGACGAGGGGGTCGTCACGGACCTGCCCGAGACACCGGCCGAGGCCATCGAGACGGTGCTGGCACCGTTCCCGGAGAGCCAGTGGGTACCCATCTTCGAGGAGCAACTGACCGCACTCCCCGGCTGGACGGGGTACATCAAGCAGCGCGTCGACGACGGGGGCGAGTGGCAGTCGACGTACCCCATCTCGCTGGAGGGGTACCTCGCGGCGCGGCTGGCGCTGCTGGATGCCGTGGGGGCCGACATCGAGCCCTCGAACGACGACGTCGACGCGAACCCGGCCGACGAACTCGCCCGGGCGTTCCTGCGCGCCTGGGAGGCGACCTACCGCGGTGACCTCGTCGAGGCCGTCTCCGTGGAGAGCCAGTCGCTGGCCGACAGCGATGCCTCGGGTCGCCCGGACGCCCAGCTGGTGTTCTGTATCGACACCCGGTCGGAGATCATCCGCCGCCACATCGAGGCGACGGGCGCGTACGAGACACACGGGTACGCCGGCTTCTTCGGCATCCCGATGGAGTATCAGGGGTACGATGCCGACGTGTCGGTCGACGCCTGCCCGCCGATTCTCGACCCACAGCATCACGTCACCGACTTCCCGACCGACGACGGCACGCAGGCACGTCACGACCGCTGGTCTGGTATCCGCGCGGCCGCGGACGAGGTCATCGAGACGCTGGAGGCCAACGCGGCCACGGCCTACGGCTTCGTCGAGACCGCCGGGAGCGGCTACGGGCTCGCGCTCGCGGCCCGCACGCTCGTCCCCGGCCGCGTCCGCGACCTGTTCACCACCGCCGACGAGTCGGTGCCCGACGAGCAGGAGTTCTGCGAGCCGCTCGTCCATCACCAGCACACCTACGCCGGCGACCTCCCGGTCGGGCTGACCACCGAGGAGAAGGTCGAGTACGCCGCCACCGCCTTCGACCTGATGGGCTGGGAGGAGTTCGGTCGCCTCGTCGTCTTCACCGGCCACGCCAGCGAGACGGCCAACAACCCCTACGATTCGAGCCTGGACTGTGGTGCCTGTGCCGGCAACCCCGGCGGCCCGAACGCCCGCGTCCTCGCGACCATCTGTAACGACCCCGAGGTGCAGGCGGAACTCCGCGAGCGCGGCCACGAGGTCCCCGAGGACACCGTCTTCCTCGCCGGGCAGCACAACACGACGACCGACGAGGTCGAACTGTACGACGGCGACGTGCCCGAGAGCCACGCCGAGGACCTCGCACAGCTGCGTGCGGACCTCGCGACCGCCCGCGAGCACGCGGCCGCCGAGCGCGCCGCGTCGATGGACGCCGACGGGGCGAGCGTCGACGAGGTGGAGCGCCGCGCTGCCGACTGGGCCGAGACCCGCCCCGAGTGGGGACTGGCCGGCAACGCCGGCTTCGTCGTCGGCCCCCGCGAGTTGACGAGCGACCTCGACCTCGACGGCCGCGCGTTCCTGCACTCGTACGACTGGTCGACCGACCCCGACGGCGAGGCGCTGGAAGCCATCATGACCGGGCCGATGGTCGTCACCCAGTGGATAAACACCCAGTACTACTTCTCGACGGTCGACAACGCCGTCTACGGCAGCGGCTCGAAGGTGACCCACAATCCCGTCGGCAACGTCGGCGTCTACCAGGGCAACGGTGGCGACCTGATGACCGGGCTCCCGAACCAGTCGCTGATGGCGGCCGACGACCAGCCACACCACCAGCCGCTCCGCCTCTCGACGGTCGTCCACGCGCCGGTCGAGCGTGTCACCGGGGTCCTCGCCAAGAACGGTGAGCTGGCGGAGCTGCTCGACAACGACTGGCTCTCGTTGACGGTCGTCGACCCGACCCAGGAGCACCGCGCGTTCCACTACGAGGAGGACCTGGAGTGGACGCCGGTATCGGAGGAGGCCGCCCCCGAGCCCGCGGCGCCGACCACGCCCGCGGTGGCGGACGACTGA
- a CDS encoding D-aminoacyl-tRNA deacylase, protein MLAIVVSRADSASVHIAEQLLDRASWTEHTDGTRSDANGGDTVYRTDGAELRAFDDLHLHLDGVASAFGTVDGGPEHEPALLAFASRHAGETGQLLTAHHTGNFGPADHGGADGELAAAAPNATATVLTALTDHAPDAYETGLECTHHGPTDVGCPSLFVEVGSSEPQWEDPAAAGAVAAAILDLRDVPPATDRAVVCFGGGHYAARPERVVHETDWAVGHIAADWCLDDLGDPDSPAARETLDAAFRESGATHALVEGNHPDLVAVIEDLGYRAVGETYLRETTGVPQGTVERAETELCRVEEGLRFGDRAIGYDGPLTAVDLPAGLVTECEGIDSERTRAAVDSRTVAVTTTENGTRVDDRGVVPTDDQAAAADTRAELVDGLAAVLRERYDGVSVHADAVVARRTAFDPEKARTLGVPEGPAFGKLSAGEPVEVSGRTIDPEAVRSEEELRFPV, encoded by the coding sequence GTGCTAGCCATCGTCGTCAGCCGTGCCGACAGCGCATCCGTCCACATCGCCGAGCAACTCCTGGACCGCGCGTCGTGGACCGAGCACACCGACGGCACGCGTTCGGATGCGAACGGCGGCGACACCGTCTACAGGACGGATGGCGCGGAGCTCAGGGCCTTCGACGACCTGCACCTCCACCTCGACGGCGTCGCGTCGGCGTTCGGCACCGTCGACGGCGGCCCCGAGCACGAGCCCGCCCTGCTGGCGTTCGCCTCGCGACACGCCGGCGAGACCGGCCAGCTCCTGACCGCCCACCATACGGGCAACTTCGGTCCCGCGGACCACGGCGGCGCAGACGGCGAGCTGGCGGCCGCCGCACCGAACGCCACTGCGACCGTCCTCACCGCCCTGACCGACCACGCACCCGACGCCTACGAGACGGGACTGGAGTGTACCCACCATGGCCCGACCGACGTGGGCTGCCCGTCGCTGTTCGTCGAGGTCGGGAGTTCGGAACCACAGTGGGAGGACCCGGCGGCTGCCGGCGCCGTGGCGGCGGCGATTCTGGACCTCCGCGACGTGCCCCCTGCCACGGACCGTGCAGTCGTCTGCTTCGGCGGCGGCCACTACGCCGCCCGGCCCGAGCGCGTCGTCCACGAGACGGACTGGGCCGTCGGCCACATCGCCGCCGACTGGTGCCTGGACGACCTCGGTGACCCGGATTCGCCGGCGGCCCGCGAGACACTCGACGCAGCCTTCAGAGAGAGCGGCGCGACCCACGCGCTCGTCGAGGGGAACCATCCGGACCTCGTAGCCGTCATCGAGGACCTCGGCTACCGTGCGGTCGGCGAGACGTATCTCCGGGAGACGACCGGCGTGCCGCAGGGAACGGTCGAGCGGGCCGAAACCGAACTCTGCCGGGTCGAGGAGGGACTGCGCTTCGGTGACCGCGCGATTGGGTACGACGGCCCCCTGACCGCGGTCGACCTTCCTGCCGGGCTGGTCACCGAGTGCGAGGGCATCGACTCCGAGCGGACACGCGCGGCCGTCGACAGCCGAACCGTCGCCGTGACGACCACCGAGAACGGGACTCGCGTCGACGACCGTGGGGTCGTACCGACCGACGACCAGGCGGCTGCCGCGGACACCCGGGCCGAGCTGGTCGACGGACTGGCTGCCGTCCTCCGGGAGCGCTACGACGGCGTGAGCGTCCACGCCGACGCGGTCGTGGCGCGCCGCACCGCGTTCGACCCGGAGAAGGCCCGGACGCTCGGCGTCCCCGAAGGTCCGGCGTTCGGGAAGCTCTCGGCCGGCGAGCCAGTGGAAGTGAGCGGTCGGACCATCGACCCCGAGGCGGTCCGTTCCGAGGAGGAACTGCGATTCCCGGTCTGA
- a CDS encoding protein translocase SEC61 complex subunit gamma: protein MEVPKELGAYTRVLKLASTPSWQEFSRVALIAGVGVVLVGILGFLIFVMMSFVPGGV from the coding sequence ATGGAAGTACCGAAGGAACTCGGCGCGTACACCCGGGTGCTCAAGCTCGCGAGCACCCCCTCCTGGCAGGAGTTCTCCAGGGTGGCCCTCATCGCGGGCGTGGGGGTCGTCCTCGTCGGCATCCTGGGGTTCCTGATATTCGTCATGATGAGCTTCGTCCCTGGAGGTGTCTGA
- the ftsZ gene encoding cell division protein FtsZ has translation MDSLIEDAIDEAENREEEGPAGDGPANSNDASPNTSGTMTDDELASVVEDLETKITVVGCGGAGGNTVTRMDREGIHGAKLVAANTDAQHLATEVEADTKILIGRQRTGGRGAGSVPKIGEEAAQENIDDINAAIDGSDMVFVTAGLGGGTGTGSAPVVAQAAQEQGALTIAVVTVPFTAEGERRRANADAGLERLRAVADTVIVIPNDRLLDYAPNLPLQDAFKICDRVLMRSVKGMTELITKPGLVNVDFADVKTIMENGGVAMIGLGESDSQNKAQDSIRSALRSPLLDVEFDGANSALVNVVGGPDMSIEEAEGVVEQIYDRIDPDARIIWGASVNNDFDGKMETMIVVTGVESPQIYGKNEAEAEAQGGTQVGNLDGQATTDGSGGQQPASSDGGIDFVE, from the coding sequence ATGGACTCGCTGATCGAGGACGCCATCGACGAGGCCGAGAATAGGGAGGAGGAGGGCCCGGCTGGGGACGGGCCGGCGAACTCGAACGACGCATCGCCGAACACGTCGGGCACCATGACCGACGATGAGCTGGCGAGCGTCGTCGAGGACCTCGAAACCAAGATTACCGTCGTCGGCTGCGGCGGCGCCGGCGGCAACACCGTCACCCGGATGGACCGCGAGGGCATCCACGGCGCGAAGCTGGTCGCCGCGAACACCGACGCCCAGCACCTCGCAACCGAAGTCGAGGCCGACACGAAGATCCTCATCGGCCGCCAGCGAACCGGCGGCCGCGGTGCAGGGTCGGTCCCGAAGATCGGAGAGGAGGCCGCCCAGGAGAACATCGACGACATCAACGCCGCCATCGACGGCTCGGACATGGTGTTCGTGACCGCCGGGCTCGGCGGGGGCACGGGGACCGGCTCCGCGCCCGTCGTCGCACAGGCCGCCCAGGAGCAGGGCGCACTCACCATCGCCGTCGTCACGGTCCCGTTCACCGCGGAGGGGGAGCGCCGTCGGGCCAACGCCGATGCCGGGCTGGAGCGCCTGCGAGCGGTGGCCGACACGGTCATCGTCATCCCGAACGACCGGCTGCTGGACTACGCGCCGAACCTGCCGCTCCAGGACGCGTTCAAGATCTGCGACCGCGTCCTGATGCGCTCGGTGAAGGGGATGACCGAACTCATCACGAAGCCCGGGCTGGTCAACGTCGACTTCGCCGACGTGAAGACCATCATGGAGAACGGCGGCGTCGCCATGATCGGTCTCGGCGAGTCCGACTCCCAGAACAAGGCCCAGGACTCCATCCGCTCGGCGCTGCGGTCGCCGCTGCTGGACGTGGAGTTCGACGGAGCCAACTCGGCCCTCGTCAACGTCGTCGGTGGGCCCGACATGAGTATCGAGGAGGCCGAGGGCGTGGTCGAGCAGATCTACGACCGCATCGACCCCGACGCCCGCATCATCTGGGGCGCGTCCGTCAACAACGACTTCGACGGGAAGATGGAGACGATGATCGTCGTCACGGGTGTCGAGAGCCCGCAGATCTACGGCAAGAACGAGGCCGAGGCCGAGGCACAGGGCGGCACGCAGGTCGGCAACCTCGATGGGCAGGCGACCACCGACGGGTCAGGTGGCCAGCAGCCCGCCTCCTCCGACGGCGGCATCGACTTCGTGGAGTAA
- a CDS encoding Lrp/AsnC family transcriptional regulator, producing the protein MANDDLDDVDRAILHALQEDARNMSSGDIAERTGTSDSTVRKRIQRLESEGIIKGYSASVDYQKSGYPLRMLLYCTASIAERGELIADILEIDGVVSVQELVTGEQNLLVTAVGTSDNDITPVAQELIDMGLTVADEVLVRSHETTPFGRFQSGNGG; encoded by the coding sequence ATGGCCAACGACGACCTCGACGACGTCGACAGGGCGATCCTGCACGCCCTCCAGGAGGACGCCCGGAACATGTCGTCCGGCGACATCGCGGAGCGAACCGGGACCTCGGACAGCACGGTCCGCAAGCGCATCCAGCGTCTGGAGTCCGAGGGGATAATCAAGGGGTACAGCGCCAGCGTCGACTATCAGAAGTCGGGCTATCCCCTCCGGATGTTGCTCTACTGCACTGCGTCGATAGCCGAGCGTGGGGAGCTCATCGCGGACATCCTGGAGATCGACGGTGTCGTCTCGGTCCAGGAGCTGGTCACCGGTGAGCAGAACCTCCTCGTGACCGCCGTGGGCACATCGGACAACGACATCACGCCCGTCGCACAGGAGCTCATCGATATGGGGCTCACCGTCGCCGACGAGGTGCTCGTTCGAAGCCACGAGACCACACCCTTCGGCAGGTTCCAGTCCGGGAACGGCGGCTAG